The Phoenix dactylifera cultivar Barhee BC4 chromosome 17, palm_55x_up_171113_PBpolish2nd_filt_p, whole genome shotgun sequence genome contains a region encoding:
- the LOC103718561 gene encoding O-acyltransferase WSD1-like, with amino-acid sequence MAVEGGQMARNQPVSPMGQYFSSSVLSVNILAIFESEIPMDDSKAMWALENLFLPINPRFSSIMVKNEHGILTWRKVKVKLEEHVNIPLFPPGLEFYDDSMQEYLSKVGTELLPHDRPLWDIHIIKYPTRNAPGTMAFKLHHSLGDGFSLMGALFSCLRRADDPSLPLTFPSSSESSRHFAKWIRIDKSIYRLFNTCFNTFRDFGWSFLMSNCMEDDRTPMRSGDAGIEFRPITLSTITFSLNDIKQIKAKLKATVNDVITGIIFYGIQLYMQAASQGKTKTSRVTALVTLNTRAIKSYQSIQEMTKPNSKSQWGNHFAFLHVSIPRYKDVENADPLEFVLKAKRIIRSKRNSLAIYLTGGLLELLRKLKGPEAAARYIYATAQKTTLVISNMIGPMEQVQIAGHPVQSLYFMMVHVPQSLTVTITSYAGKVKVAVGMEKGFINSEVFVSCMEKSFQRMFKAAAGKQTSTSEFNA; translated from the exons ATGGCTGTAGAAGGAGGGCAGATGGCCAGGAACCAACCTGTGAGTCCCATGGGCCAATATTTCTCTAGTTCGGTGCTCTCTGTGAACATTTTGGCTATATTCGAGTCAGAGATCCCCATGGACGACTCCAAGGCCATGTGGGCATTGGAGAACCTCTTCTTGCCTATCAACCCACGCTTCTCCTCCATCATG GTGAAAAATGAGCATGGGATTCTAACTTGGAGAAAGGTGAAggtcaagttggaggagcacgTGAACATCCCCTTATTTCCGCCTGGTTTAGAATTTTATGATGACTCCATGCAAGAGTACTTGTCGAAGGTAGGGACAGAGCTCCTGCCACATGACCGTCCCCTATGGGACATTCACATCATCAAGTACCCAACAAGAAATGCACCTGGGACCATGGCGTTCAAGCTTCACCATTCCTTAGGAGATGGCTTCTCCCTCATGGGAGCCCTCTTCTCTTGCCTGCGGAGAGCCGACgatccttctcttcctcttacCTTCCCTTCATCTAGTGAAAGTTCGAGACATTTTGCTAAATGGATCAGAATTGATAAGAGTATCTATCGTCTTTTCAATACGTGCTTCAACACCTTTCGGGACTTCGGTTGGAGCTTCTTGATGAGCAACTGCATGGAAGATGATAGAACTCCGATGAGGTCCGGCGATGCCGGTATAGAGTTCCGGCCTATCACCTTATCTACTATCACTTTTTCCCTCAATGATATCAAGCAGATCAAAGCCAAGCTCAAAGCG ACTGTAAATGATGTGATAACTGGCATTATTTTCTATGGCATCCAACTCTACATGCAAGCTGCTAGCCAAGGCAAGACCAAAACTTCAAGAGTAACAGCTTTGGTCACCCTTAACACCCGGGCCATCAAGAGCTACCAAAGCATCCAAGAGATGACTAAACCGAACTCCAAGTCTCAATGGGGCAACCACTTTGCCTTCTTACATGTGTCCATTCCCAGGTACAAGGATGTAGAGAATGCTGATCCACTTGAATTTGTTCTCAAAGCCAAGCGAATCATAAGGTCCAAAAGAAATTCCCTTGCCATCTACCTCACCGGCGGACTACTGGAACTCTTGCGAAAACTCAAAGGTCCTGAG GCTGCTGCCCGGTATATATATGCTACAGCACAAAAGACAACCCTGGTGATTTCAAACATGATTGGACCCATGGAGCAAGTGCAGATTGCAGGACATCCAGTTCAGAGCCTATACTTCATGATGGTACATGTGCCTcag AGCCTTACAGTCACAATAACGAGTTATGCGGGAAAAGTAAAGGTGGCCGTTGGAATGGAGAAGGGCTTCATAAATTCTGAAGTTTTTGTCTCCTGCATGGAGAAGTCATTTCAGAGGATGTTCAAAGCAGCGGCTGGCAAGCAAACTAGCACTTCGGAATTCAATGCATAG
- the LOC103716466 gene encoding uncharacterized protein LOC103716466 translates to MGFLEDLFLGWGKDAEMEDESVPNPIPLLSSVANSVVYRCSRILLLSMEQLQQHFEADFPDHVKQPSTYARNLVEYCSFKALHADTKRPDHLADKEFRRLTYDMMLAWEAPDKESESLPKETAFCNHPKVEDDDRVSLFYESVTRMASQVDGKKTVGLEAFARIAPSCPALADPITVHNLFDALTMSSGRLHFLIYDKYLKNLDKVLKSAKCMSGPPHASSLHLADGELILDVDGVMPTKPVLQHIGMSTWPGRLTLTTHALYFESSGVGSYAKAVKYDLAKDLKQMIKRELTGPWGARLFDNAVMYKSNSLAEPIFLEFPQIKGHARRDYWFAIIREVLHVHKFIRKFNLKKFQHAEALSKATLGIFHYRTVKEAFHIIPSHFKTILAFNLAEKLPKGDKILKALYKHLELLDSRFLHHDAGHDVVETSSDEKPQTGSFPASLCTLTRMGILLLRKEDNLEKIYFSVGDVHVGETSPLQMAVKESVCYSGRVEAARATLDQVKVEDIDTNVAVVKELTLPLVELGKRLLFLAEWEDPLKSTVFLFLILCVVYRGWVRYILPCIFLSLATFMLCHKHRNRGKPLEAFQIEPPPNRNPVEQLVTLQEVVSQLETNVQAAVITLLKIRGILFAAFPQTTNKVAITLITTAVLFAFVPFKHIVLLVLLEAYTREMPLRKNSSEKLKRRMREWWVRIPAAPVQVVRSNEHKKLK, encoded by the exons ATGGGGTTTCTTGAGGACCTGTTCCTTGGTTGGGGGAAGGACGCGGAGATGGAGGACGAGAGCGTCCCCAATCccatccctctcctctcttccgtTGCCAACTCCGTCGTCTATCGCTGCTCCAG GATTCTTCTCCTTTCGATGGAACAGTTGCAGCAGCATTTTGAGGCTGATTTTCCTGACCATGTTAAGCAACCTTCAACATATGCTAGAAATCTTGTAGAATACTGTTCTTTCAAAGCTCTCCATGCGGACACTAAGCGTCCAGATCATCTGGCTGATAAGGAGTTTCGCCGTTTAACTTATGATATGATGCTTGCATGGGAAGCCCCTGATAAAGAGAGTGAATCCTTACCCAAA GAAACTGCTTTCTGTAACCATCCAAAAGTAGAAGATGATGATAGGGTATCATTATTTTATGAAAGCGTTACAAGAATGGCCAGTCAG GTTGATGGCAAGAAGACTGTTGGACTGGAAGCTTTTGCCCGTATAGCTCCTTCCTGCCCTGCTTTAGCTGATCCAATCACTGTTCACAACCTTTTTGATGCACTTACAATGTCAAGTGGCCGACTTCATTTTCTTATATATGACAAGTATCTCAAAAACCTAGACAA GGTGTTGAAATCTGCAAAATGTATGTCAGGACCCCCACATGCTTCTAGCCTTCACCTTGCTGATGGGGAACTTATCTTAGATGTTGATGGTGTCATGCCCACTAAACCTGTTCTGCAACACATTGGAATGTCCACATGGCCTG GACGGTTGACGCTTACCACCCATGCTCTTTACTTTGAGTCTTCAGGGGTTGGGTCATATGCCAAAGCTGTTAAATATGACCTGGCCAAGGATTTGAAGCAGATGATCAAGCGTGAATTGACTGGACCGTGGGGTGCTCGTCTCTTTGATAATGCTGTGATGTATAAGTCAAACTCACT AGCAGAGCCCATTTTTTTAGAGTTCCCTCAAATTAAAGGTCATGCACGCAGAGATTACTGGTTTGCAATCATACGGGAAGTCTTGCATGTCCACAAATTCATTAGGAAGTTCAATCTCAAAAAGTTTCAGCATGCAGAAGCTCTTTCGAAGGCCACTTTAGGCATCTTCCACTATCGCACTGTGAAAGAGGCCTTCCATATCATACCCTCACACTTTAAGACAATACTTGCTTTTAACTTGGCTGAAAAACTTCCAAAAGGAGACAAGATCTTGAAAGCTTTATATAAACACTTGGAGCTTTTGGATAGCAGATTTCTGCACCATGATGCTGGTCATGATGTTGTTGAGACTTCATCTGATGAAAAGCCACAGACTGGTTCTTTTCCAGCTTCTTTATGTACACTTACTAGAATGGGCATACTGCTACTGCGTAAAGAAGATAAtcttgaaaaaatatatttttcagttGGTGATGTGCATGTTGGTGAGACAAGTCCCCTGCAAATGGCTGTAAAAGAATCAGTTTGTTACTCTGGCAGAGTTGAGGCAGCACGTGCAACATTGGATCAAGTTAAAGTTGAAGATATTGATACAAACGTAGCTGTAGTGAAG GAATTAACTTTGCCTTTGGTTGAATTGGGGAAACGACTCCTGTTTTTAGCAGAATGGGAAGATCCTCTTAAATCAACGgtgtttttgtttttgatcCTTTGTGTTGTCTACAG GGGTTGGGTCAGGTACATCTTGCCTTGCATTTTCTTATCTCTTGCTACTTTCATGCTCTGTCACAAGCATCGAAACAGAGGGAAACCACTGGAAGCCTTTCAAATCGAACCTCCTCCTAATAGGAATCCTGTTGAGCAGCTTGTGACATTACAAGAAGTTGTTTCTCAGCTTGAAACAAATGTTCAAGCAGCAGTTATTACTCTTCTTAAAATAAGAGGTATCCTGTTTGCAGCTTTTCCACAG ACTACAAACAAAGTTGCAATCACTTTGATCACCACTGCAGTACTGTTCGCCTTCGTGCCTTTTAAACATATTGTCTTGTTGGTGCTTCTTGAGGCGTACACAAGGGAGATGCCATTGAGGAAAAATAGCAGTGAGAAGTTGAAAAGGAGAATGAGGGAGTGGTGGGTCCGCATTCCAGCAGCCCCGGTTCAGGTTGTCAGATCCAATGAGCACAAGAAATTGAAATGA
- the LOC103718556 gene encoding pectate lyase 1-like, producing MNVIDRCWRRHPNWSANRQRLAKCSAGFAGKMVQNSGRGLIFYTVTDPSDDPVNPRPGTLRFGATVLKGKVWVTFQRDMTIKLLQPLIVKSFTTIDGRGVDVQIAQGAGFLINKASNVIIHGLQFHHIHAQPAGSVRDPEGNLVDLGVDGDAIRLVAAQKVWIDHNSLYRCQDGLLDATRGSTEITISNNWFRDHDKVMLLGHDDSFAEDRNMKVTVVYNRFGPNCNQRMPRVRHGYAHIANNVYDGWGEYAIGGSMNPSVLSEGNLFIASGKRKATMRLPGEGVNSWNWKSVNDAFVNGAFFKAVGVVKGLPPYQKQQSFPVANVRDVGMLTKYAGAIRCSIRSRC from the exons ATGAACGTCATAGATCGATGCTGGCGTCGTCATCCAAACTGGTCAGCCAACAGGCAACGGCTTGCCAAGTGCTCGGCGGGGTTCGCCGGAAAGATGGTGCAGAACAGTGGCCGTGGGTTGATATTCTACACCGTCACCGACCCTAGCGACGACCCTGTAAACCCTCGTCCTGGCACATTACGGTTTGGGGCCACCGTACTCAAAGGTAAAGTATGGGTCACCTTCCAAAGGGACATGACCATCAAGCTCCTGCAGCCGCTCATCGTGAAGAGCTTCACCACCATCGATGGTCGTGGCGTCGACGTCCAAATAGCACAAGGAGCTGGATTCTTAATCAACAAG GCAAGCAATGTCATCATCCACGGGCTTCAATTCCACCATATACATGCCCAGCCAGCTGGTTCAGTAAGGGACCCGGAGGGTAACCTGGTGGACTTGGGAGTGGACGGTGATGCAATCCGACTGGTAGCAGCCCAGAAGGTCTGGATCGATCACAACTCACTCTACCGGTGCCAGGATGGGCTCTTGGACGCGACGAGGGGCTCGACGGAGATCACCATCTCCAACAATTGGTTCCGGGACCATGACAAGGTGATGCTTCTGGGCCACGACGACAGCTTCGCCGAGGACAGGAACATGAAGGTGACAGTTGTGTACAATCGGTTTGGTCCAAACTGCAACCAGCGCATGCCAAG GGTAAGGCATGGATATGCTCATATAGCAAACAATGTGTACGACGGATGGGGAGAGTACGCCATTGGTGGAAGCATGAATCCTAGCGTCCTTAGCGAAGGGAATCTATTCATAGCTTCAGGCAAGAGGAAG GCAACAATGAGACTTCCTGGCGAAGGGGTGAATTCATGGAACTGGAAGTCAGTGAACGATGCCTTTGTCAATGGAGCTTTCTTCAAGGCAGTTGGGGTTGTTAAAGGTTTGCCACCGTATCAAAAGCAGCAGAGCTTTCCGGTTGCCAATGTCAGGGACGTTGGGATGTTGACGAAGTATGCAGGCGCCATCCGTTGCTCCATAAGATCTAGGTGCTGA